From one Leifsonia soli genomic stretch:
- a CDS encoding sugar phosphate isomerase/epimerase family protein, whose translation MTDATSAGGSETTESGRTHPVTLFTGQWADLTLEEVARYASEWGYDGLEIACSGEHLDVWRAAEDDAYLQGRLDILDRYGLKVWAISNHLKGQAVCDDPIDFRHQAIVGSKVWGDGDPEGVRQRAAEELKLTAKVARKLGVDTVVGFTGSSIWPYVAQFPPVPAEVFDRGYQDFADRWNPILDVFDGEGVRFAHEVHPSEIAYDYWTSVRSLEAIDHREAFGFNWDPSHMMWQDIDPVGFIIDFQDRIYHVDCKDTRLRPKNGRAGVLGSHLSWGDPRRGWDFVSTGHGDVPWEDAFRALESIGYTGPISIEWEDAGMDRLHGAKEAVGYIRSLLWKQPTASFDAAFSNQD comes from the coding sequence ATGACTGACGCCACCAGTGCAGGCGGCTCGGAGACCACCGAGTCGGGCCGGACGCACCCGGTCACCCTCTTCACCGGCCAGTGGGCCGACCTCACTCTCGAGGAGGTGGCCAGGTACGCGAGCGAGTGGGGCTATGACGGCCTCGAGATCGCGTGCTCGGGCGAACACCTCGATGTGTGGCGCGCCGCCGAAGACGACGCGTACCTGCAGGGCCGCCTCGACATCCTCGACCGCTACGGCCTCAAGGTCTGGGCCATCTCCAACCACCTGAAGGGCCAGGCGGTCTGCGACGATCCGATCGACTTCCGCCACCAGGCGATCGTCGGCTCGAAGGTGTGGGGCGACGGCGACCCGGAGGGCGTGCGCCAGCGCGCCGCGGAGGAGCTCAAGCTCACGGCGAAGGTCGCCCGCAAGCTCGGCGTCGACACGGTCGTCGGGTTCACCGGTTCGAGCATCTGGCCCTACGTCGCGCAGTTCCCGCCCGTGCCGGCCGAGGTGTTCGACCGCGGCTACCAGGACTTCGCCGACCGCTGGAACCCCATCCTCGACGTGTTCGACGGCGAGGGCGTTCGGTTCGCGCACGAGGTGCACCCGTCCGAGATCGCGTACGACTACTGGACGAGCGTCCGATCCCTCGAGGCGATCGACCACCGCGAGGCCTTCGGCTTCAACTGGGACCCGTCGCACATGATGTGGCAGGACATCGACCCCGTCGGGTTCATCATCGACTTCCAGGACCGCATCTACCACGTGGACTGCAAGGACACCCGCCTGCGGCCGAAGAACGGCCGCGCCGGTGTGCTCGGCTCGCACCTGTCGTGGGGCGACCCGCGGCGCGGCTGGGACTTCGTCTCCACCGGCCACGGCGACGTGCCGTGGGAGGACGCCTTCCGGGCACTCGAGTCCATCGGTTACACCGGCCCGATCTCGATCGAGTGGGAGGACGCGGGGATGGACCGGCTGCACGGCGCCAAGGAGGCCGTCGGCTACATCCGCTCCCTGCTCTGGAAGCAGCCGACCGCCTCCTTCGACGCGGCGTTCAGCAACCAGGACTGA
- a CDS encoding VOC family protein, with amino-acid sequence MSITTTTHLNFRDGEARAALDFYAAAFGGAVTAATYADFGMPAELPGAQWIVFGQVVSPDGFRVMAYDVPGAGDQVAARPVPETRRENGMTITDQPSFVSVRADSLEELTGYWERLSDGAAVVEPLAASAWSAGFGMLTDRFGVTWVLDVA; translated from the coding sequence ATGAGCATCACCACCACCACGCACCTCAATTTCCGCGACGGCGAGGCCCGAGCCGCCCTCGACTTCTACGCCGCTGCGTTCGGCGGCGCGGTCACCGCCGCGACGTATGCCGATTTCGGCATGCCCGCCGAGCTGCCCGGCGCGCAGTGGATCGTGTTCGGCCAGGTCGTCTCCCCGGACGGGTTCCGCGTGATGGCCTACGACGTGCCGGGCGCCGGTGACCAGGTCGCGGCCCGGCCGGTACCGGAGACGCGACGCGAGAACGGGATGACCATCACCGATCAGCCCTCCTTCGTCTCCGTGCGCGCCGACTCCCTCGAGGAGCTGACCGGGTACTGGGAGCGGCTCTCCGACGGCGCCGCGGTCGTGGAACCGCTGGCCGCCTCCGCCTGGTCGGCCGGGTTCGGGATGCTGACGGACCGCTTCGGCGTCACCTGGGTGCTCGACGTGGCGTGA
- a CDS encoding Gfo/Idh/MocA family protein, with product MTDGDLAGASGGGAATTGGLTRRDGGTAGARLRVAIVGGGFMAEVHSRAARAARADIAGIVSSTPERSAAAAERLGIGRSYGSLDELLADDTIDVVHVTTPNALHAEQAAAVLAAGKDVVCEKPLATSVADAERLVAAAEGRTATVPFVYRFHPLVREARARFASGEAGRVMSINASYLQDWLLGSGDDNWRVDAAQGGRSRAFADIGSHLVDLVEFVSGDRVSRVSATKRTVFSERASHAAITTEDAVAVVVETRSGALGTLLVSQVAPGRKNRLWLEIAGSVESVAFDQEQPETLWVGRRKGSLIIPRDADQLSEDAARLCVVPSGHPQGYQDAFNAFVADSYAAVAGENPDGLPRFTDGLRAVRVTDAVIDSAESGTWIEMGTNND from the coding sequence ATGACGGACGGAGACCTGGCCGGCGCATCGGGCGGCGGAGCAGCGACCACGGGCGGGCTCACCCGGCGTGACGGCGGTACGGCAGGAGCGCGGCTCCGGGTCGCCATCGTCGGCGGCGGTTTCATGGCGGAGGTGCACTCGCGTGCGGCCCGTGCCGCGCGCGCGGACATCGCGGGCATCGTCTCGTCGACCCCGGAGCGCTCGGCGGCCGCCGCCGAGCGGCTGGGCATCGGCCGTTCCTACGGATCGCTCGATGAGCTGCTCGCCGACGACACGATCGACGTCGTGCACGTGACCACGCCCAATGCGCTCCACGCGGAGCAGGCCGCGGCGGTGCTGGCCGCGGGCAAGGACGTCGTCTGCGAGAAGCCGCTCGCCACCTCGGTCGCCGACGCGGAGCGCCTGGTGGCCGCAGCGGAGGGCCGCACGGCGACGGTCCCGTTCGTCTATCGATTCCACCCGCTCGTGCGGGAGGCCCGCGCGCGGTTCGCCTCCGGCGAGGCCGGGCGCGTGATGAGCATCAACGCCTCCTACCTGCAGGACTGGCTCCTGGGGTCCGGCGACGACAACTGGCGTGTGGATGCGGCGCAGGGCGGGCGGTCCCGGGCCTTCGCCGACATCGGGTCGCACCTCGTCGACCTGGTCGAGTTCGTCAGCGGCGACCGTGTGAGCCGGGTGTCCGCCACCAAGCGCACCGTCTTCTCCGAGCGGGCGTCGCACGCGGCGATCACGACGGAGGACGCCGTCGCGGTGGTGGTCGAGACGCGTTCCGGGGCGCTCGGCACGCTGCTGGTGTCGCAGGTCGCTCCCGGTCGCAAGAACCGTCTCTGGCTCGAGATCGCCGGAAGCGTCGAAAGCGTCGCCTTCGACCAGGAGCAGCCCGAGACGCTGTGGGTGGGGCGGCGGAAGGGAAGCCTGATCATCCCGCGCGACGCCGACCAGCTCAGCGAGGACGCCGCACGCCTCTGCGTCGTGCCCTCCGGGCATCCGCAGGGCTATCAGGACGCGTTCAACGCGTTCGTCGCCGACAGCTACGCGGCGGTCGCGGGGGAGAACCCCGACGGGCTTCCGCGCTTCACCGACGGCCTCCGCGCCGTACGGGTCACCGACGCGGTGATCGACTCGGCCGAGTCGGGCACCTGGATCGAGATGGGAACGAACAATGACTGA
- a CDS encoding MarR family winged helix-turn-helix transcriptional regulator, with translation MSASPRDHIPEHLLDALVQTAFEVIGVVSRVAAENDLSLTQLRVLAILRDREPTMSELAAHLGVDRSSVSGLIDRANQRGLVTRVRDTADRRSARVGLTPAGQELAGAGAAAIRDGIAPLLADLDEGERVRLAELLDAVLGGRR, from the coding sequence ATGTCGGCATCCCCGCGTGACCACATCCCCGAACACCTTCTCGACGCGCTCGTGCAGACGGCGTTCGAGGTCATCGGAGTGGTCAGTCGTGTCGCGGCGGAGAACGACCTCTCGCTCACTCAGCTGCGGGTGCTCGCGATCCTGCGCGACCGGGAGCCCACCATGTCCGAGCTCGCCGCACACCTCGGCGTGGACCGCTCGTCGGTGTCCGGCCTGATCGACCGCGCGAACCAGCGGGGTCTCGTGACCCGCGTCCGGGACACGGCCGACCGCCGCTCCGCCCGCGTCGGACTCACCCCGGCCGGTCAGGAGCTGGCCGGCGCGGGAGCCGCGGCGATCCGTGACGGCATCGCACCCCTCCTCGCGGACCTGGACGAGGGGGAGCGCGTGCGGCTGGCCGAGCTCCTGGATGCGGTGCTGGGCGGCCGTCGCTGA
- a CDS encoding Gfo/Idh/MocA family protein → MSGGRVGVGVIGAGVISNQYLENLTSFPDLDVRFVADIDLDRARAQADKFGVPGSGTVEELLADEAIEIVVNLTIPKVHVEVALQALAAGKNVWSEKPFALDRASGRELLDAAHAAGLRVATAPDTFLGSGIQSARRLIENGDIGAPLTALTLMQSPGPESWHPNPDFLFQEGAGPLFDIGPYYLTALVQMFGPVARVSASASRARETRVIGSGPRAGEEFAVTVPTHVSALYEFESGQTAQAVFSFDSKLGRTQFEVAGVDGTLVVPDPNTFEGELLVHGSDGIETFPSTGTTDSRGIGVVELARAIRAGVPERASGEQAYHVLDIMVSTIEAGESRTPVEVESTVNVAPALPEDWDPRAATLA, encoded by the coding sequence ATGAGCGGCGGGCGCGTGGGCGTCGGCGTCATCGGCGCCGGTGTGATCAGCAACCAGTACCTGGAGAACCTCACCTCCTTCCCCGACCTGGATGTGCGCTTCGTCGCCGACATCGACCTCGACCGCGCCAGGGCGCAGGCCGACAAGTTCGGTGTTCCCGGTTCCGGCACGGTCGAGGAGCTGCTCGCCGACGAGGCCATCGAGATCGTCGTGAACCTGACGATCCCCAAGGTGCATGTCGAGGTGGCGCTGCAGGCGCTCGCCGCGGGCAAGAACGTGTGGAGCGAGAAGCCCTTCGCCCTCGACCGCGCCAGCGGCCGCGAGCTGCTCGACGCGGCGCACGCCGCCGGACTCCGCGTGGCCACCGCGCCGGACACGTTCCTCGGCTCCGGCATCCAGTCGGCTCGCCGCCTGATCGAGAACGGCGACATCGGCGCGCCGCTGACCGCGCTGACGCTCATGCAGAGCCCCGGCCCGGAGTCGTGGCACCCCAACCCCGACTTCCTGTTCCAGGAGGGTGCCGGCCCGCTGTTCGACATCGGCCCCTATTACCTCACGGCCCTCGTGCAGATGTTCGGGCCGGTCGCCCGGGTGAGCGCCAGCGCCTCCCGCGCCCGCGAGACCCGGGTCATCGGCTCGGGCCCGCGCGCGGGCGAGGAGTTCGCCGTCACCGTGCCGACGCACGTCAGCGCCCTCTACGAGTTCGAGAGCGGGCAGACGGCGCAGGCTGTGTTCAGCTTCGACTCCAAGCTGGGCCGCACGCAGTTCGAGGTGGCCGGCGTCGACGGCACCCTCGTGGTGCCCGATCCCAACACCTTCGAGGGCGAGCTGCTCGTCCACGGAAGCGACGGCATCGAGACGTTCCCCTCGACCGGGACGACCGACTCCCGCGGCATCGGCGTGGTGGAGCTCGCGCGGGCCATCCGCGCGGGTGTTCCGGAGCGCGCATCCGGTGAGCAGGCGTATCACGTGCTCGACATCATGGTCTCGACCATCGAGGCGGGGGAGTCCCGCACCCCGGTCGAGGTCGAGAGCACGGTGAACGTGGCGCCGGCTCTCCCGGAGGACTGGGACCCGCGAGCGGCGACCCTGGCGTGA
- a CDS encoding quinone oxidoreductase family protein: MMKAALVTEFGASPRYQDVEEPTAARPGQAVVDVLAAALSPRVRSQAAGSHYTSTGELPLIPGIDGVGRTPDGALRYFLLPDTAKGAMAERTVVDLQRSVVVPPDSDPVQLAAVMNPAMSSWIALRRRARLHAGQSVLVLGATGNAGGLAVQVARRLGGAHVVAAGRDSGRLADSGADVVVELDDAEALGRAASEVDVVLDYLWGRPTADALRAVVPRRARDDQPLTWVQIGSVAGPESPIPSAALRAVDLRIVGSGQGSVRTDTIVAELSDLAVEVASGALVTAARAVPLSRVEQAWDEAATTRDRLVLVP; encoded by the coding sequence ATGATGAAAGCAGCCCTCGTCACCGAGTTCGGCGCCTCCCCTCGCTATCAGGACGTCGAGGAGCCGACGGCGGCCCGACCCGGCCAGGCCGTGGTCGACGTCCTCGCGGCGGCCCTCTCGCCCCGCGTTCGATCCCAGGCAGCAGGCAGCCACTACACCAGCACCGGCGAACTGCCGCTGATCCCCGGGATCGACGGGGTCGGCCGAACGCCCGACGGTGCGCTGCGGTACTTCCTCCTCCCGGACACCGCGAAGGGGGCGATGGCGGAGCGGACGGTCGTGGACCTGCAGCGCAGCGTCGTCGTGCCGCCCGACAGCGATCCCGTGCAGTTGGCGGCCGTGATGAATCCCGCCATGTCGTCGTGGATCGCGCTGCGCCGGCGTGCCCGGCTGCACGCGGGTCAGAGCGTGCTGGTCCTGGGTGCGACCGGGAACGCCGGCGGGCTTGCTGTGCAGGTCGCGCGGCGGTTGGGCGGAGCGCATGTGGTCGCGGCCGGACGGGATTCGGGCCGGCTGGCCGACTCGGGCGCGGATGTCGTCGTCGAACTGGATGATGCCGAGGCTCTGGGTCGCGCGGCGAGCGAGGTCGATGTGGTGCTGGACTACCTGTGGGGTCGGCCGACCGCCGACGCCCTGCGCGCTGTCGTCCCCCGCCGCGCACGCGACGACCAGCCGCTCACCTGGGTGCAGATCGGCTCTGTCGCCGGGCCGGAGTCGCCGATCCCGTCGGCGGCGCTCCGTGCCGTCGATCTCCGGATCGTCGGCAGCGGCCAGGGGTCGGTGAGGACGGACACGATCGTCGCGGAGCTCTCGGACCTGGCCGTCGAGGTCGCGTCCGGAGCGTTAGTCACCGCAGCGCGTGCGGTCCCGCTCTCCCGGGTGGAGCAGGCGTGGGACGAGGCGGCCACGACCCGCGACCGCCTCGTCCTCGTTCCGTGA